The following coding sequences are from one Fimbriimonadaceae bacterium window:
- the rpsD gene encoding 30S ribosomal protein S4 — protein MATYRGRRSDICRKVGFNIWGKTKCPSTKRPYKPGQHGPNVRDNRMSEYGEQLLAKQVIRRYYGMLEKQFRNTFEKASRMHGNTGLNFLRLLDLRLQTVVYRLGYARTIFQARQMVSHQHICVNGKLVDIPSYTLKVGDVVSVRDRQQSKDLAKRNQYEGAPVPVYLEPNVADMSGKVIALPEREDFPSFFKEQQVVEFYAR, from the coding sequence ATGGCGACATACCGAGGAAGAAGATCAGACATCTGCCGTAAAGTCGGCTTCAACATCTGGGGCAAGACCAAGTGCCCCAGCACAAAACGCCCCTACAAGCCGGGTCAGCACGGCCCGAACGTCCGCGACAACCGCATGTCCGAGTATGGCGAGCAGTTGTTGGCCAAGCAGGTCATCCGCCGCTACTACGGGATGCTGGAAAAGCAGTTCCGCAACACCTTTGAGAAGGCGAGCCGGATGCATGGCAACACGGGCCTCAACTTTTTGCGGCTCCTGGACCTGCGTCTGCAGACCGTCGTCTATCGGCTGGGCTACGCCCGCACCATCTTCCAGGCCCGCCAAATGGTGAGCCACCAGCACATCTGCGTCAACGGCAAGCTGGTCGACATCCCGTCCTACACCCTGAAGGTCGGCGACGTCGTCAGCGTCCGCGACCGGCAACAGAGCAAGGATCTGGCCAAGCGCAACCAATACGAAGGTGCTCCGGTCCCCGTCTATCTGGAGCCGAACGTGGCGGACATGAGCGGCAAGGTCATCGCCTTGCCCGAGCGCGAGGACTTCCCCAGCTTCTTCAAAGAGCAGCAGGTCGTCGAGTTCTACGCCCGCTGA
- a CDS encoding DUF935 family protein: protein MSTYQAMLGDAMVQTAMTIKRKAVLAAEHRVTDDGTAEGRRRADFVRTMFEQMDGSPLSILDNAMQAFVNGWSVQELVYALDGRHIVLKAVRSKDPENFGLEVDAFGAVTGLVLRTPGEPVRHLDTEKFVVFTNRPTYADPRGTSDLGAAYRHWRAKQDLLSAWKLHLSRFAMPTVLGKYQRGLPREEQEAVAEALRNLQDNVSVVFPSEIDISTLGGDPSASTGFQEAVEFHNREIARAILGQTLTTDEGRRVGSLALGKVHLQVLLLQTEALRKELADRVMTEQVVRPLVELNFGPGPVPRFEFDRSSQDAFATGRLV, encoded by the coding sequence TTGTCGACTTATCAGGCGATGCTGGGCGACGCGATGGTGCAGACGGCGATGACGATCAAGCGCAAGGCCGTCTTGGCCGCCGAACACCGGGTCACGGACGACGGGACGGCGGAAGGGCGTCGCCGCGCGGACTTCGTCAGGACGATGTTTGAGCAGATGGACGGGTCGCCCCTTTCCATCCTGGACAACGCCATGCAGGCTTTTGTCAACGGTTGGTCGGTCCAGGAACTTGTCTACGCCCTGGACGGGCGGCACATCGTCCTGAAGGCGGTACGGAGCAAGGACCCCGAGAACTTCGGGCTGGAGGTCGACGCCTTCGGTGCGGTGACCGGCCTGGTCCTCCGGACTCCCGGCGAGCCGGTGCGCCACCTGGACACAGAAAAGTTCGTCGTCTTCACCAACCGGCCGACTTACGCCGACCCTCGGGGCACCAGCGACTTGGGGGCGGCGTACCGGCACTGGCGGGCCAAGCAAGACCTGCTGTCAGCGTGGAAGCTGCACTTGAGCCGGTTCGCCATGCCGACCGTGCTCGGCAAGTACCAGCGTGGCCTGCCGCGGGAAGAGCAGGAGGCCGTCGCCGAAGCCCTGCGGAACCTACAGGACAACGTCAGTGTCGTGTTCCCCAGCGAGATCGACATCAGCACCCTGGGAGGCGACCCGTCGGCGTCGACGGGGTTCCAGGAGGCGGTGGAGTTCCACAACCGGGAGATCGCCCGGGCGATCCTCGGCCAGACCCTCACGACAGACGAGGGCCGACGGGTCGGGTCGCTCGCCTTGGGCAAGGTCCACCTGCAGGTGCTGCTGCTCCAGACCGAGGCGTTGCGCAAGGAACTGGCCGACCGTGTCATGACCGAGCAGGTGGTCCGCCCGCTGGTCGAGCTTAACTTCGGCCCTGGCCCCGTGCCCCGGTTCGAGTTCGACCGGTCGAGCCAAGACGCCTTCGCCACCGGCCGGTTGGTGTAA
- a CDS encoding terminase family protein, with protein MTRFLNRLAPVWSPHPGQREFLLAEAPNKVLACGRRWGKTDACAAAVLAALHRPSPTRHLLLAPTLEQSNLLFDRVVDLLDQLVARDGGDARPHVRRGRHPELAYGAHKVLARSGFVPRALRGHGATDIVVDEAAFLPESLVTEVALPMMATCEGRLTLISTPFGRNHFWRAFQMGQRGENGFWSRQAPSSENPLVQPAFLAVQKELVSERAYAVEYEAQFDEAAGKVFPSDKVQACLTPRLGPVSGPFVVGVDWARYRDYTAVAVLAGHRDAAKLVGLRQWRGMDWVGSVAEVARIIDSFPGCRVLCDATGVGDPVLEMLRGAAPSAGVTGLVFSPAVKRELVDGLAMLVDRAALQMEPDPALLRQLDRFEAKSTPAGNLRLEAAGNDHDDLVVALALACRLLPKEYRPAITLGPPRRFSQDSQNHAEHLFTKEDSNTG; from the coding sequence TTGACCAGATTTCTGAACCGGTTGGCGCCGGTGTGGTCACCCCATCCGGGCCAGCGCGAGTTCCTGCTCGCCGAGGCCCCGAACAAAGTCTTGGCCTGTGGCCGGCGGTGGGGGAAGACCGACGCCTGCGCCGCGGCCGTCTTGGCCGCCCTTCATCGCCCGTCGCCGACCCGCCACCTTCTCTTGGCCCCGACCCTTGAGCAGTCGAACCTGCTCTTCGACCGCGTCGTCGACCTGCTGGACCAGTTGGTCGCGCGGGACGGCGGTGACGCTCGACCGCACGTGCGGCGGGGCCGGCATCCCGAGCTCGCCTACGGTGCGCACAAGGTGTTGGCCCGATCGGGCTTCGTCCCGCGTGCGCTGCGCGGGCACGGGGCGACGGACATTGTCGTGGACGAGGCCGCCTTTCTGCCCGAAAGTCTGGTGACCGAGGTCGCCTTGCCGATGATGGCGACTTGCGAAGGGCGACTGACCCTGATCAGCACCCCGTTTGGTCGAAACCACTTTTGGCGTGCGTTCCAGATGGGACAGCGCGGCGAGAACGGGTTCTGGTCGCGCCAAGCCCCTTCCAGCGAAAACCCCTTGGTGCAGCCAGCGTTCTTGGCGGTGCAAAAGGAGTTGGTGAGTGAGCGTGCTTATGCGGTCGAATACGAGGCCCAGTTTGACGAGGCGGCGGGGAAGGTCTTTCCCAGCGACAAAGTGCAGGCCTGCCTGACACCCCGGTTGGGGCCGGTTTCCGGCCCCTTCGTCGTCGGGGTCGACTGGGCGCGTTACCGCGACTACACCGCCGTCGCCGTCCTTGCGGGGCACCGGGACGCGGCGAAGCTCGTCGGTCTGAGGCAGTGGCGGGGCATGGACTGGGTCGGTTCGGTCGCCGAGGTGGCCCGCATCATCGACTCCTTTCCGGGATGCCGGGTCCTGTGCGACGCCACCGGTGTCGGCGACCCCGTGCTGGAAATGCTCCGGGGCGCCGCACCGTCGGCCGGCGTCACCGGACTGGTCTTCAGCCCTGCGGTCAAGCGGGAACTGGTCGACGGCTTGGCCATGTTGGTGGACCGCGCCGCCCTGCAGATGGAGCCCGACCCGGCCCTCCTGCGCCAACTGGACCGCTTCGAGGCCAAGTCCACGCCGGCAGGGAACCTCCGGCTCGAAGCGGCGGGAAACGACCACGACGACTTGGTCGTCGCCTTGGCCCTCGCCTGCCGCCTGCTCCCCAAAGAGTATCGGCCCGCGATCACCCTCGGGCCACCTCGACGATTCTCCCAAGACTCACAAAACCATGCGGAACATCTTTTCACGAAAGAAGACTCGAACACTGGCTGA
- a CDS encoding Mu-like prophage major head subunit gpT family protein, producing MPLQRSDIPDLIAPGLKTEFEAAYRSEVEDSIAEQIATVVSTTLPIQKYAWLGATPPMREMVDERRPAGMSPYSVTIEDKVFESSIAVERRAIEDDQLGLVRLRVRDLAARVSQHRHQIVVGALTGGATGLSYDGLSFFNTAHPVPGGTASNRTSSALSATTLAAGISAMMQYPDDSGVPLGVVPDTLVVGPANMWDAIELVESPVVVAKATTSTGTSPTDYVNAFKGRLRLIVSPYITGASAANWFLLDTKRPIKGVILQQRSDVPVEFTALEASGGGEAAWMRDRYFYGVRARYNVGYGLWQAAYGGSLS from the coding sequence TTGCCCTTACAACGTTCTGACATCCCCGACCTTATCGCCCCTGGCCTGAAGACTGAGTTTGAGGCCGCTTACCGCTCGGAGGTCGAAGATTCGATAGCCGAGCAGATCGCCACGGTCGTCAGCACGACCTTGCCGATCCAGAAGTACGCGTGGCTGGGGGCGACGCCCCCGATGCGCGAGATGGTGGACGAGCGCCGCCCCGCCGGCATGTCGCCCTACAGCGTGACGATCGAGGACAAGGTCTTCGAGTCGAGCATCGCGGTGGAGCGCCGGGCCATCGAGGACGACCAACTCGGCTTGGTCCGCCTTCGCGTCCGTGACCTGGCAGCCAGGGTCAGCCAGCACCGCCACCAAATCGTCGTCGGTGCCCTCACCGGAGGTGCCACCGGGCTGTCCTACGACGGCCTCTCCTTCTTCAACACGGCCCACCCCGTCCCGGGGGGCACGGCGAGCAACCGCACGTCGTCGGCCCTGTCGGCGACGACCCTGGCGGCGGGTATCAGCGCGATGATGCAGTACCCCGACGACTCGGGGGTGCCCCTGGGCGTCGTGCCCGACACCCTCGTCGTCGGCCCCGCCAACATGTGGGACGCGATCGAACTGGTCGAGAGCCCGGTGGTGGTCGCCAAGGCGACGACGTCCACGGGGACTTCGCCGACCGACTACGTGAACGCGTTCAAGGGCCGGTTGCGGCTCATCGTCTCGCCCTACATCACGGGGGCCTCGGCGGCGAACTGGTTCCTGCTCGACACCAAGCGGCCGATCAAGGGGGTCATCCTCCAGCAACGGTCGGACGTGCCGGTCGAGTTCACCGCCCTTGAAGCGTCTGGTGGCGGGGAAGCGGCATGGATGCGGGACAGGTACTTCTACGGGGTACGCGCCCGATACAACGTGGGCTACGGACTGTGGCAGGCGGCATATGGCGGATCTCTTTCCTAG